The Desulfuromonas acetexigens genomic sequence TTGACCCCGAAGGAGAGGTCGAGCTCGTTCTCCTCTTCGAATTTGCGCTTCTGCGCATCGGTGAGGATGCTGTAGCAGAGCTGCTTGGTATCCGCCGGCTGCAGCAGGGGGAGCTTGAGGGGGACCATTTCCCCGTCGATGCGCACCAGAGGCGCGGTTCCGGTGGAAATGTGCAGGTCCGAGGCCCCCTGCTCGACCATCGTTTTCAAAAGCTGATGCATGCTTACCATAGGCGTCACACCTCGTCAGTAAAAAGCCGCCGGCGCGGCCAAGGCCATTTCAACAAAAAACGTCGTCAGTTATCGGCGACGGTACAGCGCAAGACCTCCTCCATGGAGGTCACTCCCTCTTTGAGTTTGGTCAGGGCCGACTGGCGCATGGTCTTGACCCCCAAGCGCATCGATTCCCGTTTGATTTCGGCAGTATTCGCCCCGGCCAGGATCAGCTCGCGAATCTCCTCGAACATTGGCATGATCTGGTAGATGCCGACCCGCCCCTTGTAGCCGGTGTTGTTGCAGGTCGGGCAGCCGACGCCGCGGTAGCAGACATATTCATCCACCTCGTCGGCGGAAACCCCGGCATCGATCAGCGCCTGTTTGGGGATCTCCTCCGGCTGCTTACAGGCCGAGCAGACCCGTCGACCGAGACGTTGGGCGGTAATCAGGTTGACCGCCGAAGCGACCAGAAAGGGCTCGATCCCCATGTTGAGCAGACGGTTGATGGTACTCGGGGCGTCGTTGGTGTGCAGGGTCGAAAGCACCAGGTGCCCGGTCAGGGCCGCCTTGACCCCGATCTCTGCCGTTTCAAAGTCGCGGATCTCGCCAATCATGATGATGTCCGGGTCTTGCCGCAGAAAGGCGCGCAGGGCGGCGGCGAAGTTGAGACCGATCTCTTCGTGCATCTGCACCTGGTTGATGCCGGCGAAGTTGAACTCCACCGGGTCCTCGGCGGTGGAGATATTTTCCGTGACCTTGTTCAGCTCGCCCAGGGCCGAATAGAGGGAAACGGTCTTGCCGCTACCGGTCGGGCCGGTGACCAGGACCATGCCGAAGGGCTTGTGAATGGCCTCCTGGAACCAGGCGAGGGCTCGGGGTTCGTAGCCGAGTTTGGTCATATCGAGTTGCAGGTTCGACTTGTCGAGCAGCCGCAGAACGATCTTTTCGCCAAAGAGGGTCGGCAGGCAGTTGACCCGGTAGTCCATGTCCTTGCCGGCGCCGAGCTTGATCTTGATGCGCCCGTCCTGGGGGAGGCGACGTTCGGCGATGTCCATCTCGGCCATGATCTTGATACGCGAGGTGATGGCGTTCTTCAGCTTCATCGGCGGCTTCATCACCTCATAAAGCACGCCGTCGATGCGATACCGCACGCGGAAGGTCGTTTCGTAGGGCTCGATGTGAATATCCGAGGCGTTGCGCTTAATGGCGTCGGTGAGAATCAGGTTGACCAGCTTGACGACGGGAGCGTCCTCGCTGGCTTTTTCCAGATCGCGGACATCGACGTTGTCTGCCTCATCCACCACCTCCAGGTCGATGTCGTCCAGATCTTCCATGACATCGGCGAAGGTCGCGCTCTGGTCGTAATACTTGTCGATCGCCTTCTTGATCGCCGCCTCGGGCGCGACCACCACCTCGACATTATAGCCGGTCATGAACTTGATGTCGTCGATGGCGAAGATGTTGGAGGGGTCGCTCATGGCGACGATCAGGGTGGAGCCGGCACGGTTGATGGGAATGATCTGGTATTTCTGGGCAACCTCGGCGGGAAGCAGGCGGATGACCGCCGTATCGATCTCGAATTCGGAAAGATTGATGGAGGGGACGCCGTACTGGCGAGAGAGGAAGGCGGCGAGCTCGTCCTCTTTGATGAAATCGAGTTTGATCAGGGCGGCGCCCAGCCGGCAACCTTCGCTCTTCTGAAGCTCCAGCGCCTTTTTCAGTTGTTCCTCGGTAACCAGCTGGTTACGCACCAGCAGTTCACCCAGACGGTTGCCTTTAATCGTCGACAAGGGACAACTCCTCACAAAGTCGGCCGGACACGAGAACCGGCAATTTCATAAAAAGAGAACTAACGAGCGGCGACCGCCGCCAAAAGTCGCGCCTTCATCACGCCGGATGGCGGAGTCTGGCCGGTCCAGAGACGGAATCCCTCTTCCCCCTGGGCGGCCAGCATGCCCAATCCGTCGGCCCCGGCATGCCCGCGTGTGGCGGCCTCGCGCAGGAAGGGCGTCGGCTCGAAGCCGTAGACCATATCGTAAACCACCGCGAAAACCGGGAGTTTTTCCCAGGGGAACCCAGGGAGAGCCTCCCCCCCGAGCCCCAGTGCCGAGCTGTTCACCACGAGATCAACCCCGGCCAGGTGCGCCGCCAAGTCCTCGGTGGCCAGACTGCAACTTGCAAACGACGTGCCGGAAAAAACCGGCCGGAACTCCGCCACCAGCGCCGCCGCCCGCTCCGGAGTGCGATTGGCGACGACGATGGCAGCGGCTCCGGCCTCGGCCAGGGCGACCAGAGCAGCGCGGCTGGCGCCGCCGGCGCCGAGCAGGAGAATGCGCCGTCCCGCCGGGTCAAAGCCGAGATCCTCGGCCAGGGAGCGGAGAAAACCGATCCCGTCCGTATTATAGCCGATCAGGCGCCCTTGCCGGTTGACAACGGTGTTGACGGCCCCGATCAAGCGGGCCTGGGGATCGATCTCGTCGAGCAGGGGACAGACCCGTTCCTTGTGGGGAACAGTCAAATTGACACCGAGCAAGTCAAGAATCCGTATCGCTTCGACCGCCGTGGGGAGGGCGTCGGGAAGAACGTGGAAAGGGACGTAAACGGCGTCGTAGCCGATTCCCGTGAGCGCCGCGTTGTGCATGAGCGGCGACAGGGAATGCTTCACCGGATCGCCGAAAATACCGATGATTCGGGTGGTTCCGCTAATCTTCATGCCATTCCCCCAGCCCCGAGCCCGGCGGTTCCGGTTCGGTGATCGTATCGAGGTATTCCCGGTAGGTGATCAGCCGCCGCCGACCGAGGATTTCCCGGGCGGCGGCGATGTCGGCAGCAATCGCCTGGCAGAGCTCGACCAGCGAGGGGAAGCGCTTTTCGTTGCGCAACCGCTGATAGAAGTAGACGCGCAACGTCTCGCCATAGAGATCGCCGGAAAAATCGAGAAGATGGACCTCCACCGTCACCTCCTGGTTGCCGAAGGTGGGATTCCAGCCGATGTTGAGCACGCCGTCGTACAGCTCCCGGCCACGCCGGACCTTCACCGCGTAGACCCCGGGGATGGGCAGCAGCTCCTTCTCCGTCACCAGGTTGGCGGTGGGAAAACCGAGTTTGCGCCCCCGTTCGGCGCCGTGGGCGACCACCCCTTCGAGGGTATAGTGGCGGCCGAGAAAACGCACCACCCCGGCGACATCACCGGCGCTGATCATGTTGCGCACCAACGAACTGCTGTAGACGACGTTATGCTCGGCCAGCGGTTCCAGCACCTCGACGGTAAAGCCGATCTTCCGCCCCTGCTCCTGAAGAAAACGGAGGTTGCCGAGGCGCCCTCGGCCGAAGGCGTAGTCGTAACCGACGATGAGATGGCGCACGGCGAGTTTCTCGACCAGAACCTCCTGGACGAATTCCTCGGCGGTCAGCAGAGACAGCTCGCGGGTAAAGGGGAGGCAGACAAGCAGGTCGATGCGCGAGGCGGCGATGAGCAGCTCCTTTTCCGCGCGGGTGTTGAGCATCTTCGGCGCCTGCTCGGGAGCGAGGATCTTGAGGGGATGGGGATCGAAGGTCAGGACCGCCGCCGTCCCGCCGATGGAACGGGCCTTGCGCACCACCCGCCGGAAGATTTCCCGGTGGCCGAGATGAACCCCATCGAAGTTGCCGATGGTCAGCACCGTCTCCCGGGGCGGCGTGGTCAGGGCCTGAAGATCGCGGATGATTTTCACGAATCCGACCCCTTTGACCGAGGCTTTTGCCTTCCGGTGAATCCTCCTTTTTTCTCCGGGCGCTTCGTGGCCATTCCTTCCGCACGGGCTCCGCCCTTTTTCCGGCGAGTTGGTGGCGCGCCTGCGGCCGTCGCTTCCTCCACCAGCACGAAATCGATCTCCCGGCGCGGCAGGTCGACCCGGTTCAAGCGCACACGCAACGGCAGGCCGACCTGGAAAATCCGCCGCCGATGCTCGCCGATCAGGCGCTGCAAGTCTTCTTCGTAATGATAAAAATCGTCTTCCAGGCTGGAGATATGCACCAGCCCTTCGACAAAAATCTCATCCAGTTCGACAAAGAAACCAAAGGGGCGTACGCCCGAAACCAGGGCCGAGAACTCCTCGCCCAGACGGGGCAGCATGAACTGACACTTCTTCAGGGCGACGATCTCCCGTTCCGCCTCCATCGCCCGCCGTTCGCACATCGACGTCCGCTCCCCGGCTCCCGGCAGATACCTTTTCCAGGTCGCCATCCGCTCCTCACTCAACTGCCCGGCGCGCAACACCTCGCGCAGGATGCGATGGATGATGAGGTCGGGATAGCGGCGGATCGGCGAAGTGAAGTGGCAGTAGAGTTCGGCGGCCAGCCCGAAATGCCCGACATTCTCCGGCGCATAGCGGGCCTGCTTGAGGCTGCGCAACAGCACGTTGTTGAGCAGCTTCTCCTCAGGGCGCCCCTGGAGCTCGGCCAGCAACTTCTGCAACTCGTGGGCGTCGACCCCCGTCTCCGAGAGCTTCAGACCGAAGTTGAAATGAGCGGCGAAAGCCTGGAACTCCTGAAGCTTTTCCAGATCGGGCGGTTCATGGATACGGTAGAGCACCGGCGCCTGGCGTTCGTGGAGAAAGGACGCCGTCGCCTCGTTGGCGGCGAGCATGAATTCCTCGATCAGCCGATGAGCGAAGGTGCGCTCGGCGCGGAGGATATTTTCCGGCTTGCCGGTCAACCCGAGAATCACCTCGGCTTCAGGCAGGTCAAAATCGAGGCTCCCTCGGCGTTGGCGCATCTCGATCAGGCGACGGGCCAGCTCCGCCATGACCTCCAGGTCAGGAACGAGCGGCGCGTAACGTTCCAGAGTCGCCGGCTCCCTCAGTTCGAGCATGGCATGCACCTCGGTGTAGGTGAGCCGCGCCCGACTGCGCATGAGCGCCGGATAAAAGCGGCTCTCCAGCCGCCGCCCCTGGCCGTCGAAGAGCATCTCGGCGGTCATCGCCAGCCGCTCCTCGTCAGTATTGAGGGAACAGATGCCGTTGCTCAACGCCTCGGGGAGCATCGGCAGACAGTGGCCGGGGAAATAGACGCTGGTGCTGCGCTCGTAGGCTTCGCGGTCGATCTCCCCGCCGGCGGGCACATAATGGGAGACATCGGCGATCGCCACCCAGAGACGGATCTTGCCCCCCTCTTCGTGCCGCGCCGCCACCGCGTCGTCGAAATCCTTGGCCGTCTCCCCGTCGATGGTCACCAGCGGCAGCTCCCGCAGGTCGACCCGCCCGGTGCGATCCTCTTCCGTCACCGCCGTCGGCACCTGGGCCGCCGCCGAAAGAACCGACTCGGGAAAACGATGGGGCAACTGGTGCTTGTAGGCGACGGCGAGAATCTCCACCAGGGGATCATCGGCGTCGCCGAGCACCTCCAGCACCGTTCCTTCCGGGCCGCGGGTGGTGCTGGGAAAGCTGTCGATGCGCGCCACCACCATCTGTCCGGCGCGGGGCGCCAGCGGCCCCGGATCGGGGATGATGAGGTCGTGGCGGAAGCGGGGATCGGCGGGGACGACGTAGCCGAAGCCGCGCCCCGCCTCGTAGCGGCCGATGAGCTGCCGCAGCCCGCGCTCGACGATGCGCACCAGGCGCCCCTCGGGCTTGCCGTCACGGGGGGAGTGCTCAATGCGCACCGCGACCTTGTCGCCGTCCATGACCTCGCGCAGATAGCGGGCCGGAACGAAGACATCGGTCTGCCGCTCGGGAGCGGAGACAAAACCGTAGCCGTCGCGATGCAGGGAAATGGGGCCGACCACCAGGTCGACCTGGCGCGGGAGGGAGTAACGACCGTTGCGGTGGCGGATCAGCACCCCCCGCTCGACCAGTCCCGCCAACAGTTCCAGGGCGCGGCGGCGTTCATCGCG encodes the following:
- the pilB gene encoding type IV-A pilus assembly ATPase PilB, yielding MKGNRLGELLVRNQLVTEEQLKKALELQKSEGCRLGAALIKLDFIKEDELAAFLSRQYGVPSINLSEFEIDTAVIRLLPAEVAQKYQIIPINRAGSTLIVAMSDPSNIFAIDDIKFMTGYNVEVVVAPEAAIKKAIDKYYDQSATFADVMEDLDDIDLEVVDEADNVDVRDLEKASEDAPVVKLVNLILTDAIKRNASDIHIEPYETTFRVRYRIDGVLYEVMKPPMKLKNAITSRIKIMAEMDIAERRLPQDGRIKIKLGAGKDMDYRVNCLPTLFGEKIVLRLLDKSNLQLDMTKLGYEPRALAWFQEAIHKPFGMVLVTGPTGSGKTVSLYSALGELNKVTENISTAEDPVEFNFAGINQVQMHEEIGLNFAAALRAFLRQDPDIIMIGEIRDFETAEIGVKAALTGHLVLSTLHTNDAPSTINRLLNMGIEPFLVASAVNLITAQRLGRRVCSACKQPEEIPKQALIDAGVSADEVDEYVCYRGVGCPTCNNTGYKGRVGIYQIMPMFEEIRELILAGANTAEIKRESMRLGVKTMRQSALTKLKEGVTSMEEVLRCTVADN
- the aroE gene encoding shikimate dehydrogenase, which gives rise to MKISGTTRIIGIFGDPVKHSLSPLMHNAALTGIGYDAVYVPFHVLPDALPTAVEAIRILDLLGVNLTVPHKERVCPLLDEIDPQARLIGAVNTVVNRQGRLIGYNTDGIGFLRSLAEDLGFDPAGRRILLLGAGGASRAALVALAEAGAAAIVVANRTPERAAALVAEFRPVFSGTSFASCSLATEDLAAHLAGVDLVVNSSALGLGGEALPGFPWEKLPVFAVVYDMVYGFEPTPFLREAATRGHAGADGLGMLAAQGEEGFRLWTGQTPPSGVMKARLLAAVAAR
- a CDS encoding bifunctional riboflavin kinase/FAD synthetase, which produces MKIIRDLQALTTPPRETVLTIGNFDGVHLGHREIFRRVVRKARSIGGTAAVLTFDPHPLKILAPEQAPKMLNTRAEKELLIAASRIDLLVCLPFTRELSLLTAEEFVQEVLVEKLAVRHLIVGYDYAFGRGRLGNLRFLQEQGRKIGFTVEVLEPLAEHNVVYSSSLVRNMISAGDVAGVVRFLGRHYTLEGVVAHGAERGRKLGFPTANLVTEKELLPIPGVYAVKVRRGRELYDGVLNIGWNPTFGNQEVTVEVHLLDFSGDLYGETLRVYFYQRLRNEKRFPSLVELCQAIAADIAAAREILGRRRLITYREYLDTITEPEPPGSGLGEWHED
- the rnr gene encoding ribonuclease R, with the protein product MSLTAEQLLDYIAGKARRPLTEREILASFRLRRDERRRALELLAGLVERGVLIRHRNGRYSLPRQVDLVVGPISLHRDGYGFVSAPERQTDVFVPARYLREVMDGDKVAVRIEHSPRDGKPEGRLVRIVERGLRQLIGRYEAGRGFGYVVPADPRFRHDLIIPDPGPLAPRAGQMVVARIDSFPSTTRGPEGTVLEVLGDADDPLVEILAVAYKHQLPHRFPESVLSAAAQVPTAVTEEDRTGRVDLRELPLVTIDGETAKDFDDAVAARHEEGGKIRLWVAIADVSHYVPAGGEIDREAYERSTSVYFPGHCLPMLPEALSNGICSLNTDEERLAMTAEMLFDGQGRRLESRFYPALMRSRARLTYTEVHAMLELREPATLERYAPLVPDLEVMAELARRLIEMRQRRGSLDFDLPEAEVILGLTGKPENILRAERTFAHRLIEEFMLAANEATASFLHERQAPVLYRIHEPPDLEKLQEFQAFAAHFNFGLKLSETGVDAHELQKLLAELQGRPEEKLLNNVLLRSLKQARYAPENVGHFGLAAELYCHFTSPIRRYPDLIIHRILREVLRAGQLSEERMATWKRYLPGAGERTSMCERRAMEAEREIVALKKCQFMLPRLGEEFSALVSGVRPFGFFVELDEIFVEGLVHISSLEDDFYHYEEDLQRLIGEHRRRIFQVGLPLRVRLNRVDLPRREIDFVLVEEATAAGAPPTRRKKGGARAEGMATKRPEKKGGFTGRQKPRSKGSDS